In the genome of Anabaena cylindrica PCC 7122, the window ATTTGTCTCTTTATATTCAACAGCTAAAAACTCCCACTGCTATTATTTGGGGACAAAAATCACAATTTACCGGTCCAGAAATTGGTCGTCGCTTTGCAGAAATGAATCCCCAAGCTATCCAATATTTTCAAGCTTTAGAAAATGTAGGGTTAACACCGCAATTAGAATTACCTGCGGTGACGATAGGATTAATTCGTAAATTTTTAACTTTGCTGAATGGGTGAATGGGGATTGGGGATTGGGGATTGGGGATTGGGGATTGGGGACTGGGGACTGGGGACTGGGGACTGGGGACTGGGGACTGGGGGAGATTAGGAAGCAGAGGAAGAAATTTATTTACCCATTACCCATTACCCATTACCCATCACCAAAATGCTATTTATTATTTAAGCGAATATCAATAACGGAAGCGTTAAAGTTGTAGTTAAAACCTTCTAATTCAAAAGGCATCCCAATTTTAACTTTACTATTACCTAAAACTGGACCACCATTGGTAACTTGAGCTTTACCTTCTAAGGTCAAAAGAAAATCTCTACTAAAATTATTGGCTCTTGGATCTGGTAATTCTTTAACAGAACCATCTGGTTGGGGAACAGTGATTGTTCTTGGTAGTTCTTGAATGGATTTAATGCCAATTTCACCGTGGGGTTGATTACGAATAATTACATTGGTTTTACCACCCTTGTTAAATCCTTGTTTAAATAACTGCTCAGGATCACGGACATTTAAACCACGGACTACTAAATCTACTTCAATAGGTAGTGTTTTTGTACCGACTTGAGCAACGGAACCGGAAGTTCCGGGATATATAAAGATGCCAATTATAACTAGTAATATTACCAGCCCAGCACCTAAATCAAGTAAGTTGATTTTGCCGAATAAGCGACCTTTGGAATCTAAAATAGGCATAACAAGTTTTCTGAAATTAAAGTGAAGTAATAAATCAAAGCGTCCGCAAGGTGGAGTTATGCGACAGTCTATCATGACTGAGACAGTTCCGAGCAGTGGGAGTAGAAAGCTGACTAAGAAAGCACTTGAGAATTTCTGATTCTTAATCATAGCTTAGACTTTGAGAGTTTTCCGGCTTGCTATGCTGATGTCTATGCGGTTGTTTAGATTAGGGATATTGAGTTGAGAATGCAACTTAGCTATCTGTAAATACGTCCTCTATTTGTAAGTTCTCACACAACTCTATTTTCACAGGATTATGATTAACTGGAATGGATTTTTGGTAAAATACCGTTTAGGCAGACGACCTTGGTTTTACCCGTTGATTTCCTTAAGTGTGGCTTTGAGCCTGTGCTTGAGTACACCTCTACCAAGTAAAGCTTTCGATTTTTTACCGCTGTTATTGCAAGGTGTACAGGTATTTCAGTTGTCGAATATGTCTGCTCGTCAGGAAGTTGAGCTTGGTAAGCAGATGAATGATCAATTGCGCCAAGAAGTCATAATTTCTCGTAATCAACAGCTTAATAGCTATGTAGACCAGATTGGTAGACGTTTAGCCGCTAATAGCGATCGCCCTAATATCCCTTATACTTTTCAAGTGGTTGAGGATAAAGCAGTAAATGCTTTTGCCACTGTGGGTGGTTTCGTTTATGTGAATACAGGGTTGCTAGAAGCTGCGGACAATGAAGCAGAACTAGCGAGTGTTATCGGTCATGAGATGGGTCATATTGAAGGTCAACACCTAGTTAAGCAGATGCGACAAAGAGCGATCGCTAGTGGTGTGGCTACAGCCGCCGGCTTAAGTCGCAGTCAAGCAGTAGGTATAGGTGTGGATTTAGCTCTCAATCGTCCTCGTAGTCGTCAAGATGAATATGATGCTGATAAAAGAGGACTAGCAAGTTTAACGCGGGCTGGTTATTCTCAGTTAGCGATGGTTTCGTTTATGAAAAAGCTACAGGGAAGAAGTTCGGTTCCCACATTTTTGAGTACACACCCTGGAGCAAGCGATCGCGTTAAGGCTCTCCAAAATCAAATTAATAGCCGACCTAGCAATGGAAATTATGGCTTAGACAGTACAGGTTATAAGGCTAATATCCGAGCTTTTTTACGATAAAAAATAAAGTAGTGAAAAATTGTAGGGTGGGTTAGCGTAGCGTAACCCACCATTATTCCTTCAGTTTATGTTGTGGGTTACGGATTACCCAGCCTACAAATTAGAGAATTTTTTATTTGGAAGTCTCTAACTAAAAAACTTTTTCACCACGCCATCAATAGAGACATTCCAGAGAACGTCTCTACTAAATTGGGATATTTTCTACTTACTAGCTTGTTCGGTTAGTTTGGTGAGTACGTCATTTGAACGTTCAACAAAGGATTTCATTCCTTCAGCATCAAAGCCTTTTTGAGACATCAACGCTAAATCATAAACGTGTTGACAAATCATTTTCACCAATTGATCTGTAGGTGACTCACCATCACCTTGAATAATACTACCTTGGCTGAGATGTGTCAGGTTTTGAATCAAGGGATGTGCAGTATTTACTAACAAAATATGATCTTCAGGAAAATCAGCATTTTGCTGTTGCATCATTGCGGTCATTTCCCGCATACGACGGAGAATCTCTGGTAACAACACCATTGCGGGTGGTGTTCCTTGAGGATTATCTGATTTTAAAGCTTCGGTGCGGATATTAAGTTTGGGTTTATTGAGTGCTTTCTCAAATAATTCTTTGATTGACTCACTCTTAGTTTTGTTAGTGGTGGGATCAACTATTTCCCCTGATTTATCATCCAACAAAGTATTGTCTAAGTCAGAATCTACCCGTGTAAATTTGACATCTTGATATTCTCTTTCTAGGAAGTTAATAAAATGGGTATCAATGAAGGAGTCCATAAATAGGACTTCTAAACCTTGATTTTTGTGTAGTGCGATGTATGTAGCTTGACTCGCTTCATCTGTGCTGTAAAAAACGCGGTTTTCGTTGCGTTCTTTGTTGCGTTCTAGATATTCCTTGATGGTGGTGTAAGGTGTGCTGCTGTTAGTGTGAGATGGGTTGATATCTTGCCACACATCACTATCTGAAGATTGTACTTCAACTGTGGGAGTTTCGGCAGTTTTGGTTGCTAATGTGGCGGTGCTGCGGAAGATGAGGATGTCTTCGACTTGTTTTTTAAATTTATCGTCGTTGAGAACGCCAAATTTAACGAAGGTTCCTAAATCTTTCCAGGCACTGATATATTGTTCTCTGTTATCGCGGTATAATTCTTTGAGACGATCGCCTACTTTCTTGGCTATGTAGTCACCAATTCTCTTCACAGTGCGATCGCCCTGCAAAGCACTACGAGAAACGTTCAAAGGTATGTCAGTGCTATCAATTACACCCCGCATCGGCATTAAAAACTGGGGAATAATCTCTTCACAATTATCACTAACAAACACCTGATTGCAGAATAACTTGATTTGTCCCTTTGTCACATCCACATCAGGACGCATTTTTGGGAAATACATAATCCCGTTCATCATAAACGGATAATCAGTATTCAAATGCACCCATAACAGAGGTTCTTCTTGGAAAGGATAGAGATAGCGGTAAAATTCTAAATAATCTTCATCCGTGAGATTACTGGGAGATTCTCGCCAAGCTGCTTTTTGTTTATTTAATACTTCACCTTCCAATTTAATGGGAACTGGCATGAAGTCGCAGTAAGTTTTCACCAGATTTCTAATTCTGGCTGCTTCTAAAAATTCCTCTTCTTCACCTTCGAGAGTGAGGGTAATCGTAGTCCCGCGAGTGGTGCGGTTTGACTCTGATAAAGTAAAGGCTGGAGAACCGTCACAAGTCCAATGAACCGCTTGAGAACCTTCTTTGTAAGAGAGAGTATCAATTTCTACTTTTTTTGCCACCATGAAGGAAGAATAAAAACCTAAACCAAAGTGACCGATAATTGGTTGGTCTGATTTACCTTCATACTTGTGGATAAATTCTTCCGCACTAGAGAAAGCAACTTGGTTAATGTATTTTTTTACTTCCTCAGCCGTCATACCGATACCAGTATCGCTGATGGAGAGAGTTTTGTTATCTTTGTCAATAGCGATCGCAATTTCGTCTTCGCCGATATCTCCACTATACTCTCCAGCGCGGGCTACCATTTTTAATTTTTGGATAGCATCTACTGCGTTGGATACGAGTTCCCGCAAGAAGATTTGATGATCTGAATATAGAGACTTCTTGATAATTGGGAAAATATTCTCAGTATGTATACTGATAGTGCCTTGTTCTAGCATAGTTATCCGTCTGTTTTACTTGCAGATATCATTCTGAATACTAATTTTCGACGATATATGTCTTTTTGGAGGTAAGGAATACCTCTTAATAATGATTCGGATTACACTACCATCACCGGGAATAGCGACTGGGGACTGGAAAGAGAATTTTAAGTGACAAGTTGTAGCAAATTTAGTTGCTGGTTTTAAGTAGTTATGTTGAAATAAGGATATTCGATTAGTAATAACTCTATGGAACCTACAACTTTAGCGATCGCTATTGCTACTATATTTCTAACCAAAGCCTTAGAAAAATCTGGTGAGACATTTAGCGAGAGTTTAACAAAAAAGGTTGGTGAAGCACTGGCTAAAATCCGCAACCATTCCCCAGAAACAGCCACAGCATTAGTAGCAGGTAATCCAGAAGCATTAAATCTCAATCCAGAAGTCCTTAACCAAATTCCTGATGATCCGATTTTTGCCGAGTTGGTGACTACTGCTGATGTAGAAGAAAATGCCACATTTGCGGACAAATATCAAGCCCTGAAATCAGGTGGCACAATTAACATTATTGGTAAACAGATTAACATTTCACAAGCTGGTACAGGTGGTACTCAAACAAACAACTTCAGTAATTTCTGAATCTATGATGAAAGTACGAGAAGTCATCAACTTGCTTGAATCAGATGGCTGGTATTTGGTAACAACAGAAGGTAGTCATCGTCAGTTTAAACATCCAACAAAGCCAGGTAAAGTAACTGTATCGGGCAAAATGAGTGATGATGTCAGAAAAGGAACGTTAGGAAGCATTCTCAGACAAGCAGGACTCAAATGATGGATAAGTATCTGATCGTTCTGGAAAAAACCGAAACAGGATTTTCCGCATACTCCCCTGATGTGTGGGGTTGTGTTGCTACAGGTGAGACACTGGAAACAACTTTAGAAAATATGCGTTCAGCCCTAGTTTTCCATCTTCAAGATAACGAATCAATTCCTCAACCTCGTGGTATTGATGCTTATTTGGATGCGTTGCGCGAATCAGAGGGTGAGGAATTTTATCTCACACATATTGGGGTAGAAGTTTTGAAGTGAGAAATTTAATTCAGGAGGTTTGAGTTATGGAAGAATTACTAGAACTTCAACAATTACTGATTAATGGCAATATTTCTGGTGCATTGCTGCTAGTTGAAGAAATGACCGAAATGAGCAAAGATGACAAACTGAATAAAATTTTTAGTTTTGGCAAAATTATTCTTCTGCATCTAATTCAGCAAGCTGCGGAAAAACGGACAACTAGATCATGGAATTTGTCTATTGCTAATGCAGTGAAAGAAATCCAACGCACAAACAAACGTCGTAAATCTGGGGGAATATACTTTACAACTGAAGAATTGCGAGAAACTTTAGAAGATGCCTATGATTTGTCATTAAATTGTGCAGCCAAAGAAGCATTTGAAGGTAGATATGAAACTGAAGAATTAGCAGCAATGGTAGATAAAGAAATGATATTACAACAGGCTATTGCTTTAATCTTAGAAAATGTCATATAGACAACAATAATTTTCTCGTTCTTATACTATGTTTCTCGTTCCCATACTCTGTATGGGAATGAATTCTAGAAGTCTCTGACTTCAATAATAGCAGAGGCAGAGCCTCGATGATAGCATTCCCAGTCTGAGACTGGGAACGAGATAAACACTTTTTAACTACAATTTTCCTATGAACTTTAACAACATTGACAAACAAATAATTATCACACAAGCCGGCGAAGGTAATACCCAAATTAATAACTTTCCCTCTCTTCCACCACAACTACAAACAAACCCTTTCACACCACCCCAACCCCGTAAAGGTGGACTGTTTGGACGCGAAGAGGAATTAGAAAAACTACATCAATTATTGCAAAGTGGTAAAAACGTCTGCGTTGTCTCCGGTATGGGAGGAGTTGGTAAAACTGGACTCGTGCGAGAATATGCCAATTTAACAGAATGCACATCATTTTTTACTGGTGGAGTCTATTATATTGATGCCAGAGATAGGCAAAATATGGCTGCGGAAATTATCGCTTTGACTAAATGGAGATTTAAAGCCGAGTTACCAGCAGATTTATCTACTCAACAAATGGTAAAGGCTTGTTGGCAAGCATGGAAAGGGCAAACAGAAAATGTATTATTGATTCTTGATGATGTATCTGGGTTAGCGGAGAATATCAAAACCTATTTACCACCAACAGATTTAGTTTCCATGCGGTTGTTGATGACTTCGCGGGAAACACCAGATAAACGCATTGCGGAAAAATTAGAATTACAGGTATTGTCAGAAGCAGCAGCAGTAGATTTATTAGCTTCAATAATTGGACAATCACGAGTTGATCAAGAACCAGAACAGGCTAAACTACTTTGTTATGAGTTGGGATATTTGCCTTTAGCTTTAGAATTGGTGGCATATTATTTAGATGATGAAGACTATCAAGATTTATCACTGTTAGCAATGCGTGGTAAGTTGCAAGAAAAAGTTAAACATCCTTCACTGTCACCGGAACAAGTACCGGGAGGAATGCAAGCACAAAGAGGTTTACAAGCTGCATTTGATTTGAGTTGGGATGAATTAAAACCGGAAGCTAAACATCTCGCTTGTGTGTTAGGTGCTTTTGCAGCTTCTCCTGTTTATTGGGGTTTTGTGACAAGAATTTATCAACAGTTGCAAGGTGAATCATTTAATGAGGATAATTTAAAAGACCGTTGGTTAAAATCTTTAAGAAAACTGCATTTGGTGATAACTGTTGAAGAAAATATTTATAATTTACATTTGCTTATTCACGACTATTTTAGTCAACAGTTTAAACAGCACTCTGATTACAGCCAAATTAAACAAGTATATTGTAATGTGTTTGTTGATATTGCTGGTGATGTTGAACAATCAAGCAATTTAGAAACATTCAATTTAATTGAACCACATCTCAAAAAGATGATTGCTTGGCGTAAAAGTAATGAAAATACTCAACTTGCTTACAGTTTAAATCAATTAGCACTACTGTATGAATCACAGGGACGGTACAATGATGCTGAACTTCTTTATTTGCAATCTTTGGATATCAGCAAACGCCAACGAGGTGCTGACCATCCCCTTGTGGCTTCCAGTCTCAACAATTTGGCAGGAATATATGAATCACAAGGACGGTACAATGATGCTGAACTTCTTTATTTGCAATCTTTAGATATCAGAAAATGCCAATTAGATAATGATCATCCCGATATTGCTACCAGTCTCAATAATTTGGCATTACTATATAAGTTACAAGGACGTTACAACGATGCTGAATCTCTTTTTTTGCAATCTTTAGATATCAGAAAACGCCAATTTGTTGCTGATTATTCAGATGTTGCACAAAGTCTCAATAATTTAGCAGAACTCTACACTTTACAAGGAAATTACAACGAAGCTGAACCTCTTTATTTACAATCTTTAGATATCAGTAAACATCAATTAGGTAATGACCATCCCAATGTTGCTACCAGTCTCAATAATTTGGCAGAACTGTACAGGTTACAAGGACGCTACAACGATGCTGAACCTCTTTATTTGCAATCTTCAGAAATCAGAAAATGCCAATTAGGTGCTGATCATCCCGATATTGCACAAAGTCTCAATAATTTGGCATTACTTTATTATTTACAAGGAAATTACAACGAAGCTGAACCTCTTTATTTACAATCTTTAGAAATCTGGAAACGCCAATTAGATGCTGAGCATCCCAATGTTGCTACCGGTCTCAATAATTTAGCAGTGTTATATGAAGTGCAAGGACGCTACAACGAAGCTGAACCTCTTTTTTTGCAATCTTTAGATATCAGAAAACGCCAATTAGGTGCTGAACATCCTGATGTTGCTGACAGTCTCAATAATTTAGCAGAATTATATAGAAATCAAGGACGTTACAACGATGCTGAAACTCTATATTTACAATCTTTAGAAATCTGGAAACGTCAATTAGGTACTGACCATCCTGATGTCGCGCAAAGTCTTAATAATCTGGCATTACTTTACCATTCACAAGGACGTTATAACGATGCTGAACCTCTTTATTTACAATCTTTAGAAATCAGAAAACGCCAATTAGGTGCTGACCATCCCTCTGTAGCTACCAGTCTGAATAATTTGGCATTATTGTATGAATCACAAGGTAAATACTCAGAAGCTGAAGATTTAGCTCAACAAGCATTGGCAATATATCAAAACAGATTAGGTAATCAACATCCTAATACGCAAAACGCAGCAGTTACAGTAAAGTTATTGTATGTAATGGGACTTTTACATTGCAATAAAGAAACATTGATTAGTATTCTCCAAGCACTTGCACAACAAGCAAACTTTCCCGCACTTAATACAGAAACAGCCTTAACCTTACTAGAAATGATAGAAAGCAATCCTGAACACTTGTCATCTATTCGAGAGTATTTGCAACAGCAAACAGAAGCATCTGATAGCGATACGTAATAATAAAATTGTCTGAATCAGGATGTCCAGGATTATAGGATTTACAGGATTATGAGTGTCAAATTACTTGATAAATTACTCAAATTCTGAATAATATCATGTTTGAGTCAAATAAATATAGTGCGATTTTGTGGTAAATTCTCACAAAAATAACTGTCTGAATCAGGATGTCTAGGATTATAGGATTTACAGGATTATGAGTGTCAAATTACTTGATAAATTACTCAAATTCTGAATAATATCATGTTTGAGTCAAATAAATATAGTGCGATTTTGTGATAAATTCTCACAAAAATAACTGTCTGAATCAGGATGTCTAGGATTATAGGATTTACAGGATTATGAGTGTCAAATTACTTGATAAATTACTCAAATTCTGAATAATATCATGTTTGAGTCAAATAAATATAGTGCGATTTTGTGATAAATTCTCACTAAAATAACTGTCTGAATCAGGATGTTCAGGATTATAGGATTTACAGGATTATGAGTGTCAAATTACTTGATAAATTACTCAAATTCTGAATAAGTCATGTTTGAGTTAACTAAATATAGTGCGATTTTGTGGTAAATTATCATAAAACTAATTGTCTGAATCAGGATATCCGGGATTATAGGATTTACAGGATTATAAGTTCCAAAATACTTGATAAATTACTCAAATTCTGAATAATATCATGTTTGAGTCAAATAAATATAGTGCGATTTTGTGGTAAATTCTCACAAAAATAACTGTCTGAATCAGGATGTCCAGGATTATAGGATTTACAGGATTACAAGTGTCAAAATACTTGATAAATTACTCAAATCCTGAATAGAATCATGTTTGAGTTAACTAAATATAGTGCGATTTTGTGGGAAACTCTCACAAAACTAATTCGGATTCCCGTAATTTATAATTAACTTACCAAAAACCATTGAGAACAACTACCAAAACCATAGATAGAAAACTGCTTAGATAGAAAATGACGCAATAATCAAAGTTAAGCCTATGAATCATCCACAATAATGACTCTTATACATCTCATCCTGTAAATCCTTAAATCCTGGACATCCTGTTCGCGTAGCGTGGCGTTAGCCATATCAGACAATTATTCTTGAAATATCCGACAACAATACATAAAAGCTGTTTAATTTCTAATCAGCTTATTGTTTATAAAAAATGTTAATCTGAAAATAACAGGAGGAAAGTATATGACTATAAAAGAGCAATTGATTCATGAAATTGAACAAGCACCAGAAAATATAGTTTCACAATTACTTGATTTTTTACATCTTCTCCAATTTCAACCACAACTATCATCCTCAGTCACTGAGACAGATGAAAGCCTTTTGAATTGCATTAACGGCTTCATGGTGATTAAAGCACAAGGTTCTTTACCGGATATTGATTGGGTTTCTTTTGTCCGTGAAGAAAGAATCAACGATATTACATCACAATGAAAGCACTATTCGACACAAATATCCTGATTCAGACAATTAGAAGTTTTGCCAAATTAAGAGGGAGATTCAAAACTTACATCTTCATAAACATCATTTATAGGACAGTGAAAATCTACACTTGCTAAATGTAAATTTTCCCCCTTTCCATAACTATAAAATAACCATTGACCTTCTGAATTACGACGGAAAACTTCTACATTGATTTTATTTTGACTGACTAAAACATATTCCTGAAGTGATTCTAAATTACGATAGTCAGCAAATTTATCACCTCTATCAAAAGCTTCTGTAGTTGGTGATAAAACTTCGATAATTAAACAGGGATAACGTAAAAAGTTATTAAAGGCTTTATCTCTTTGATCACAACTAACAATTACATCAGGATAATAATAGATATCCATTGTTTCAATATGCGCTTTTGTGTCGGAAATATAAGCTTGACATCCACTTCCGCGCAGATGATTTCTTAACATAGCAAACATATTGCCACTAATAACTACATGAGTATTACTAGCACCAGCCATTGCGTAAACTTCTCCCTGTCTATATTCATGTTTGATAGGGCTGGTTTCTTCCCCTTGGAGATATTCGGTGGTGGAAATATATTGATAATTGGGATTTGCAATCATAAAAAATACCCTGGGTAAATATATTAGATCATGCAATATAATCTCGTGGGGGTAATTATCCGCCCCACAAGATATATAAACTTACACTTCAGAAGATGCTTCTATTAATTTCACCGTCTTTTTCTCCACTGATACTGTAACTGATTGTTTTTTTGAGAATGTCAGACCATGTTCACCTTTATCAATCATAATTGTGTCACCAGAAATAAAAGTATTTTCTAATAACTTGGTAGCAAGGGGGTTTTCAACTTCGCGCTGAATTGACCTTTTTAACGGACGTGCGCCATAAACTGGATCATAACCTGCTTCTACAAGATGGTCACAGGCAGCTTGGGAGATTTCAAAGGATATTTTTTGCTCTTTTAAGAGATTTTCCACCCGTTTGAGTTGAATACGGATAATATGCCGCATTTCTGAACGGTTGAGGGTGTGGAAGAGAATCAAGTCATCAACGCGGTTCAGGAATTCGGGACGGAAGTGACTTCTTAAACCTTCCATAACTCGGTTTCGCATCATATCATACTTGCTATCATCACCAGCGACATCGAGAATATGTTCACTACCGATGTTGCTAGTCATGACTATGACGGTATTGCGAAAATCTACAGCCCGTCCTTGGGAATCAGTAACTCTACCATCATCTAATACTTGCAGCAAAATATTAAATACATCGGGATGGGCTTTTTCTACTTCATCTAAAAGCACTACAGAATAAGGATGACGGCGAATTGATTCGGAAAGTTGTCCACCTTCTTCGTAGCCGATGTAACCAGGAGGCGCACCCACGAGGCGAGAAACCGAGTGTTTTTCCATATACTCGGACATATCTAACCGGACTAAAGCATCATCAGAATCAAAGAGAAATTGAGCTAAAGCGCGGGCGAGTTCGGTTTTACCCACGCCAGTTGGCCCCATAAACAGAAATGAACCAATGGGGCGCGAGGGGTCTTTCATCCCTGCACGGGCGCGACGAATAGCCGCAGAGACGGCGGAAACGGCTTCTTCTTGACCGATGACCCGTTCATGTAAATGGCTTTCTAGTTGGAGTAATTTTTGCCGTTCTGATTCCAAAAGCCGATTTACGGGTATTCCTGTCCATTTGGCAACGATTTCGGCAATATCTGCTTCTGTGACTTGTTCCCGGAGTAGGGTTGAACCTTGATTTTTAATTGCTGAAAGTTCCGCTTCTTTGGTTTCAAGATCATGCTGTACTCCCTCCAATTTACCGTACCTCAGTATGGCAGTTTTTTCGTGGTCATAGGCGCGTTCTGCTTGTTCAATTTGTACTCTTAAAACTTCTTCTTCTTTTTTTAAAGCACTAATAGCTTCTAATAGCTGCTTTTCTCCTTGCCATTGCTCATTAAATTTTTGCTGTTTAACCGTTAATGTGCTAATTTCTTCTTCAATCCGGTCTAAACGCTCTTTTGTTTGAGCAGTACCATTTTCTTCTCTAGTTAATGAAACTTTTTCCATTTTCAGCTGCATTAAACGTCTGTCAATGGTTTCCAATTCGGCTGGTTTGGAGGTAATCTCCATTTTCAACTTCGCTGCGGCTTCGTCTACTAAGTCAATGGCTTTATCGGGGAGAAACCTGTCAGCAATGTAACGCGCTGATAAAGTTGCGGCTG includes:
- the clpB gene encoding ATP-dependent chaperone ClpB, with product MQPTDPNKFTDTAWEAITKSQDIVRAYQQQQLEVEHLIIALLEEPTSLATGILARGDVDSNRLKQQLEAYTQRQPKVGKSDQLYLGRNLDLLLDRAEVIRARMREEEIGEGHILLALAEDDRIGRKIFKGLNVDIVKLEAAVKTVRTTQKVTQKVGEPESTDAPYEALKRFGIDLTERAKAGKLDPVIGRDDEIRRVIQVLSRRSKNNPVLIGEPGVGKTAIAEALAQRMVNGDVPESLKNRQLISLDIGSLIAGAKYRGEFEDRLKNVLREVIESNGQIVLFIDELHTVVGAGANQQGSMDAGNLLKPMLARGELRCIGATTLDEYRKHIEKDAALERRFQQVYVDQPSVENTISILRGLKERYEVHHNVKISDSALVAAATLSARYIADRFLPDKAIDLVDEAAAKLKMEITSKPAELETIDRRLMQLKMEKVSLTREENGTAQTKERLDRIEEEISTLTVKQQKFNEQWQGEKQLLEAISALKKEEEVLRVQIEQAERAYDHEKTAILRYGKLEGVQHDLETKEAELSAIKNQGSTLLREQVTEADIAEIVAKWTGIPVNRLLESERQKLLQLESHLHERVIGQEEAVSAVSAAIRRARAGMKDPSRPIGSFLFMGPTGVGKTELARALAQFLFDSDDALVRLDMSEYMEKHSVSRLVGAPPGYIGYEEGGQLSESIRRHPYSVVLLDEVEKAHPDVFNILLQVLDDGRVTDSQGRAVDFRNTVIVMTSNIGSEHILDVAGDDSKYDMMRNRVMEGLRSHFRPEFLNRVDDLILFHTLNRSEMRHIIRIQLKRVENLLKEQKISFEISQAACDHLVEAGYDPVYGARPLKRSIQREVENPLATKLLENTFISGDTIMIDKGEHGLTFSKKQSVTVSVEKKTVKLIEASSEV